The following are encoded in a window of Salmo trutta chromosome 9, fSalTru1.1, whole genome shotgun sequence genomic DNA:
- the LOC115199885 gene encoding complexin-4-like, which yields MSTEGMSREEAEEYQKQVVEEKMERDSEFLVKKAERATLRTCLRDKYRLPKSEQDANLMELAGDDIDVPEELLKMVDEDATEEEEKDSILGQIQNLQNMDMDQIKEKASATMVEMKSKAEEKCSVM from the exons ATGTCCACCGAGGGGATGTCtagagaggaggcagaggagtACCAGAAACAGGTGGTGGAGGAAAA GATGGAGAGAGATTCAGAGTTCTTGGTAAAGAAAGCTGAGAGGGCCACACTGAGAACGTGCTTAAGAGACAAATACAGACTACCAAAG AGTGAACAGGACGCAAACCTGATGGAGTTGGCAGGAGACGACATTGACGTGCCTGAAGAACTACTCAAAATGGTGGATGAGGAcgccacagaggaggaggagaaggactcTATCCTGGGCCAGATACAGAACCTCCAGAACATGGACATGGACCAGATCAAAGAGAAAGCCTCAGCCACCATGGTTGAGATGAAATCTAAAGCAGAGGAGAAGTGCTCTGTAATGTGA